The window tatacaaaAGCCTCCATGAAAGCAACAACCTCTTTCTATATATATCTCTGCAACTCACAGCTACAGTCACCCCTCCCATTAAAagccatcatcatcatataaaaacACAAACATAGGTTGTGTCAGTGGCGGGTGCAGAGATATTTACAAACCCTAGATATGAAGGCAAATGACATAACCCACCAACAAAAGCCAAAACCCATGAAGAAcgtagaaaaggaaaaaaataacagAGCGCCtactcatcctttttttttttttttttttttctgggaatttcttttctcattttcatggATAGGTTTTGGAGTGCTGTGGAAGAAGATATGTGGTTCTTGATCCCTACTAAGACACAGGAAATCCCATCGTCGTCATTTCTAAGGAAACGGAAAACAAACAAAAgcagatatgagagagagagagagagagagagagagagagagagttgggggctCCAGAAGACGGAAAAAGAGCTAATACCAGTCTGTCTCCAAAGCTTCCGAGATCCGAAAGCCTCGGAAGCTTCATCCATGGCGATCGGAGCCTATACACTATTCTACCCCCCTCCAGTCTCAGTATCGGTCGATGGGCTCGGTCCGGTCCTGCACTGCCAGCCGCTCTGACACGTCCGCCAGTGACTTAAGGTTGCACTTTATTAGGGCCTCCACAAAGTAGCATGTCTCATCCTGGGTGTTCCCGTCAGGCACGTCCACCACGAATGATTCGATCACCAGCGTCCCAGGTCTCCCGTCGATGATCTCTGGATGGAGAGTAATGACGGACGAGTAGTTCTGAAGAAACAAGTGAAAGATCTCAGCTGATTTGGAAGATTTTAGAACAAAAGCTATCCATAGCAAAATAAGACCTGAGCCAGATATGACTGTAACCAAAAATTTTCATGTGGGATTGATCCTTGAGACCTTGTGCCTATGAGCAAGCGTGGCAATAATGAAGCAAtgggaatttatatatatagaaaaaaaaaaaaagcaatgggAATTTGTATTTATAGAAAAAATTCTAGTACTCTACAGATGTGGAATGTCTAACATCAAAACTTGTAGGTGCAAATCCAAGTTATTTGAAGCTTAGAATAGACAAAGTGCAACTTCATTTGATGTTGGCATTCTGTAAAACATGGGAAAAAAGACAAGCAGTTGAACCAATCAGTTCCAGATGGATTGTGTTGTCATAATCAGTCAAACTTGAAATGGTTCTGTGAGAGAAGTTCCGATTTGGATTCTATGCGTTTGAGGTCAAATGAAGGTGAATTTTGTAACATGAAGTCATGAAGATAGAACTCAAAGACATTAAAAGTAAATTCTGGGTCAACTAATTAGATGTTTGATGAACCAAAACCCTGAAGCAAAAAGAGAGAAGTTCATATCAGAATCAACAACTGTGGCTCAATCTTTTTCCATAAATCCAACCCACCAAAAATGGGTTTCATGAATTATTCTCAATAGATGCCAGAGTGGAGTCGGCGCCCATCAGAACTTGTACAGATGGCTGAGATTGTGCCCAcgactgtggcccacctgtttatcCAACAGACCTGTTTTTTAGGGAAGGCTATTTCTCATTGATAACGTGTCCTGTGGACAGACTGGACCTCACATTCGTGGCACACAATCACACTTGGGTGGGACTGTGGGAGTTGGTAAATCGCAGACccccaaatctttttttttttttggaaaagggGAGGGCAGGTGCAGCTTGACGGTTGTGCCAGTGTGGTGCAGACTTAAAAATTAAATGGTTTTGAAGAGGCATCCGAAGGTGCTTGGGCTCTAAAAAGAATTTGGTTAGTTTAGGGACCAtacaagattttaaaaaaatgccaGCTAAATTAACTGCAGAAAATTCAGAAGAGATATGGGAAGGACAGGAACCCCACTTGGACGCACGAACAGCAGCAGGGCATAATATGCAAGAATCAGGTGGTCCATCACGTGACCCCATGTGTATGTGCCGTGGCCCAAAAAATCAGGACGAAATGCTCATTATGCCAGCCTCAATTGTACATTGAATGTTTCTTAGCCAGACATTTTCCTGCAaatgggtggtccacctgatggactgGTGTGATTTTTGGTCAGGGGAATACACAAAGGGGTCACTTGATTGACGGTCTGGAATTCACATGCCTGCTCACTGACACAATGCCTGTGAGAAACCTTAGCAGGGCTCTGTGAGGAGTAGGCTTATTGCAGCAAACGGCAGTTGATTTCTGTTGAGACAGGAACAGTTGGAAAAGATGCAACCAAATGACATTTTCcagattaattaaaaaaaaaataaaagacgcAACATTTCATCTGTGaaatttgctcatttttttgacaGAAGAATATAAACTACCACAAGCGTCATCTGGGTGGGCCAAGATGTAAATGTAGCTAAGCAGGATTTGCAATATGGATAAAAGGTCAAAAATAAATTTGTgccttaaatcaaaatccaagaaAATATGAAATTCCTATCTATTGATCTAGATATAAGCCTTTGACAAATTCAATCTTATTTTCAAGTGCAATCTAAACTAAAATCTAGCAATACCCATGCAAGCAAAAAACAGAAAGGCAggggagaaaaaagaaaagaagatgggAGGAAGAAAAATCTCAGACCCTAAGCCTGTGATCGCCGCCAACAATCCTGACGCTGAGGATATGCTCGTTGTCATCGAGAAGCTCCAACCGTTCAGTGCTGGTCGTGGCCGGGAGGCCAGACTTGACATTCACTTCTCTGACACTCCCAATCTCGAGATCCCCCTGCACGACACATCTGCTCACAAAGGGCTTATATTTCTGTGGCTGATCAAATCTCCTCACCAGAGACCAAACCTGATAAATAGAgcgaagaaagaagaaaaattcaccacaaaagaagaaagaaaaacataaacatcaataaCAGATACAAATTGCCGAAAAAGAAAAAATCGAAGGAAAAATCCTATCAATTCCAATGCAACCGATCGAAAAACGAATCAAATAGAAACCCTATTTAACATCGAAATCCAGCAATTCATCCAAACCGACCGATCTCATCCACATCCAAATAATCGCAAAGCAGATCATCATCTTCAAAATACTCTCAACCAACAACAAGattcaaatcacaatttcatcaaATCACCAAACAAAATCACAAAGGAAAAAAATTCCTCCAGATCTTTTCACGTTAGCAAAACCTAGTTCACACATCAAAGATCGAAAAACTCCACCAATCTCATCACAAACCTCCTCAATCAACTCcagaaaaaaatcacaaaaaatccaGATAACACAACCTCCATAGAACGCAAAACCAAAAACACTACAGATCGAGCAGAAAGCCCTCCAGATCTGATACAAAAACCACGATCTAACATCCAAAGGCGAAACGAAACCCGATAAAATCAGGATCCGGAATCcgatctgagagagagagaatgagagagagagatagatggtCTTACGAGATGGACGGGAGCTTTGATATGCTTCACGAGAGTGGAGCTGCACTGATTTTCTCGGGGCTGGTGCTGGTGATGCCTGCTTATATACTCGTCCTCCATCCTGCTACCATTTGCACTCATGGCGTAGTACAATCCCCACCACCTCTCTTCTcctaccatccaaaccctaatcccgcTTTTCTTCAAAACCACCTCACTGCGAATACCGCTATCCAAGAAAACCGCCTTTCGATCGCCCCTTCCCTTCCCTGTAGAAAAGCCTCGGAACGGAATCGCTCTCTCACCGCCTGGAATTATAAAACGGGGGAAGTGAAATCCGCTTTTTCCcctttcccctctctctctcctctcatgcTCCTCTCGCCATTCCTCCTCCTCCGTATTATCTCCGGCAGACCTACGGAAATGGCCTCGTTTTTGCGGGAATCTACGGAAATGCCATCCTTCGTCGGTTTGCGGGGCTGGGGCGTTTATTTATGTTACCGAAAATACCCTCTGGTCAAACGCTGATTTACTGCTTCTTTTGCCTATTCTGCGCTTCGCGACAGCGGCGGGTTACTCCGCTTCGGTGGGCGTTTTGGTTATTTTTGATGGAGTAGTTGTAGTCGTTGGTATCGTTGTCGGCACGCGATTTCTCCGCTGGATTTGGATATCGGGAGAAAATGAACTGACCTGTTTGTCGGAAAGGGAGGGATTTAGTGCATTTGTGACCTGTCATCCTATGATCCATACCGTTGAGATTATTCTAACCAGTTCTGTTGGGGTATAGACCGACCATTTTacggattggatggttagatacCTGTCCAAGATGGCTTGGATGGTGTCTCAATGCAACCGTTGATTCTGTACAAAATCTCCTCACCGCAAAACATTCAGACGAGAAGCGTCGGTCCTCAGTCCTAACTCCTAATCCACAAGGGTCTCAAAATAGTGTTTTTAGGCTACCATTCCGTGCAATTGGGCCCCACGGTACAACGCAGCCGTTCTATACTTCTGGGCCGCATGGTTCACTGATCAAGATGTTgatatttgtggggtccactgcgcATCAAAACTCACCCAGGTTGGAAGTTTAAAGCCATCCAATCTTTCGCCCTTCTCAAACGAAGGGTTAGGATCCGTCAAGTTGGTGATCTATAAGCATCCTAC is drawn from Magnolia sinica isolate HGM2019 chromosome 5, MsV1, whole genome shotgun sequence and contains these coding sequences:
- the LOC131245131 gene encoding abscisic acid receptor PYL8, coding for MVGEERWWGLYYAMSANGSRMEDEYISRHHQHQPRENQCSSTLVKHIKAPVHLVWSLVRRFDQPQKYKPFVSRCVVQGDLEIGSVREVNVKSGLPATTSTERLELLDDNEHILSVRIVGGDHRLRNYSSVITLHPEIIDGRPGTLVIESFVVDVPDGNTQDETCYFVEALIKCNLKSLADVSERLAVQDRTEPIDRY